From Saprospiraceae bacterium, one genomic window encodes:
- a CDS encoding CRTAC1 family protein: MKQILYLLWITILGFNSCKNTADVVKSGKAVNSPMIKTLDSLVRSIQPMSFAFDNKANAEYMLEYIKTNPNNPNMEAVLVRELLYSGQTELAIQILENIINKVKLDDDTENFLFKLLAISYIRLGEQKNCQDNHGPESCIVPITGSGIHQNRTGSSKGMQLLLQILKKHPEDLVSVWLLNIAAMTLDSFPEAVPSKFRIDPEHFKDRTNFPKFENISMYNGTGVNQTSGGSAVEDFDGDGLLDIVTSGYSIRESLRYLHNDGNGQFSDWTEKSGLKGLMGGLNIIQADYDNDGRMDLLVLRGAWVKNYRFPLSLLRNREDGVFEDVTRKTGLYKLRSTQAAVFSDFNNDGFLDLFIGNEAVNGDLPLELFKNDGKGHFQDVTEGSGLEKMALFVKGVSCGDVNNDGLTDLYLSVMGGNNLLFLNASFPTKIRFQTIRDERIALPKESFPTWMFDFNNDGQLDIFCGTFAFSRANKYTEDIVLYARGQKFMTEISRLYLNQGNLQFLDVSESSGLNQPLFVMGSNKGDLDNDGFEDMYLGTGEPSLESLIPNKMFRNVNGEKWEEISYSGGFAHLQKGHAISFADFDHDGDLDIFAEMGGAFTGDCFFSSFFENPGFSRKFLSIRLRGDKTNFYGAHARLTAYVSNETRSWKIHRQMDTGASFGTSPYLVHFGLSDAQKIDSLVVYWPASGKKSSISGLDLNGTYLIHENNSQASQISPKSFAWDKSKMVHTH; encoded by the coding sequence ATGAAACAAATTTTGTATCTGTTATGGATTACAATTTTAGGGTTTAATTCTTGTAAGAATACTGCGGATGTGGTGAAGTCAGGAAAGGCTGTCAATTCTCCAATGATTAAAACCCTGGATAGTTTGGTGCGATCCATTCAGCCAATGAGCTTTGCATTTGACAACAAGGCAAATGCAGAGTATATGCTTGAATATATAAAAACCAATCCCAATAATCCCAACATGGAGGCCGTTTTGGTTCGCGAACTTTTATACAGTGGACAAACCGAATTGGCCATTCAGATATTGGAAAATATCATCAACAAAGTCAAGTTGGATGATGATACAGAAAACTTTCTATTCAAATTATTGGCCATATCATACATCCGTTTGGGAGAACAGAAAAACTGTCAGGACAATCATGGTCCTGAATCATGCATTGTGCCCATCACAGGAAGTGGTATCCACCAGAACAGGACGGGTTCATCCAAGGGAATGCAATTGTTGCTTCAAATATTGAAAAAACATCCTGAAGATTTGGTCTCTGTGTGGTTATTGAATATTGCTGCGATGACTCTGGATAGTTTTCCTGAAGCGGTACCTTCAAAATTCAGAATCGATCCTGAACATTTTAAAGATCGCACCAATTTTCCAAAATTTGAAAACATATCCATGTACAATGGTACCGGAGTCAACCAAACCTCCGGCGGATCAGCGGTCGAAGATTTTGATGGTGACGGCTTATTGGATATTGTGACCAGTGGCTATAGCATTCGGGAATCATTGCGGTATTTGCACAACGATGGTAATGGACAATTTTCAGACTGGACAGAAAAATCAGGACTTAAGGGATTGATGGGTGGGTTGAATATTATCCAGGCCGATTATGACAACGATGGTAGAATGGACCTTCTTGTTCTCAGAGGTGCCTGGGTGAAGAATTATCGATTTCCACTTTCGCTGTTGCGCAATAGAGAAGATGGTGTGTTTGAAGACGTGACCCGCAAGACGGGTCTCTATAAATTGCGGTCCACACAGGCTGCAGTTTTTTCAGATTTCAACAATGATGGATTTTTGGATTTATTCATCGGCAACGAAGCAGTCAATGGAGATCTTCCATTGGAATTGTTTAAAAATGATGGAAAGGGTCATTTTCAGGATGTCACTGAAGGTTCAGGCTTAGAGAAAATGGCACTTTTTGTAAAAGGAGTCTCCTGTGGAGACGTCAACAACGATGGATTAACAGACTTGTATTTGTCGGTCATGGGAGGAAATAATCTCTTGTTCTTGAATGCCTCTTTTCCGACAAAGATCCGCTTCCAAACGATTCGCGATGAGCGAATCGCCTTACCAAAAGAAAGTTTTCCCACCTGGATGTTTGATTTTAACAACGATGGACAATTGGATATTTTTTGCGGCACCTTCGCTTTTTCAAGGGCAAATAAATATACAGAAGATATCGTATTGTATGCAAGAGGTCAAAAATTCATGACAGAAATATCCAGATTGTATCTCAATCAGGGTAATCTTCAATTTTTGGATGTTTCCGAATCATCGGGATTGAATCAACCTCTTTTCGTCATGGGATCCAACAAGGGAGATCTGGACAATGATGGCTTTGAAGACATGTACCTTGGTACCGGTGAGCCAAGTCTCGAGAGCTTAATTCCCAATAAAATGTTTCGGAATGTAAATGGTGAGAAATGGGAAGAGATTTCTTATTCAGGAGGATTTGCCCATTTACAAAAAGGGCATGCCATTTCTTTTGCAGATTTTGACCATGATGGTGATTTGGATATTTTTGCAGAGATGGGAGGCGCGTTTACCGGGGATTGTTTTTTTAGTTCCTTTTTTGAGAATCCTGGGTTTAGCAGAAAGTTTCTCAGCATCCGTCTGAGGGGAGATAAAACCAATTTTTATGGAGCCCACGCCAGGTTGACTGCTTATGTTTCCAATGAGACACGCTCCTGGAAAATACATCGACAAATGGATACGGGAGCTAGCTTTGGAACCAGTCCTTATCTGGTTCATTTTGGGCTTTCCGACGCGCAGAAGATTGACTCATTGGTCGTTTATTGGCCAGCCTCTGGTAAGAAAAGTTCCATTTCCGGATTGGATTTAAATGGTACTTATTTGATACATGAAAACAATTCTCAAGCCAGCCAAATAAGCCCAAAGAGTTTTGCCTGGGACAAATCAAAAATGGTTCATACGCACTGA
- a CDS encoding VCBS repeat-containing protein — translation MNMQTIRYNFLLIASSLILFQCTEKGGKNQDPLFQLIDPEKSGIKFSNKIIEKPDEHIFNFNYLYNGAGVAIGDINNDGLQDIYFTANRAKDKLYLNKGNFKFEDISESSGIANLSGWRSGVAMADVNADGFLDIYVCRGGFKNDPENNANLLYINNGDNTFTELASRYGIADIGFSIAACFFDYDNDNDLDLYVTNRPEKYYLNVQDVMEGKEVNSILSRDNLYRNNGDNTFTMVTEEAGITRNFAYGLSVTTGDLDQDGDQDIYVANDFVENDYYYQNQGNGTFKEMIKEVTGHVPYYSMGTDFGDINNDGWEDIFTVEMRPEDYKRSKTSMPVMSPLLFDTMDAVGMHRQYMHNSLQLNHGNGHFSDISQLAGVDRTDWSWASLICDLDNDGFRDLYVANGIKRDLYNRDAYAGLMNDLKYNNQNKSTEEIMRNLPSFKAVNYAFKNNGDLTFTKAMKEWGLNHPSQSHGAAIGDLDNDGNLDLVVNNMDEPAFVFKNSGSGMGYLRIQCKGPEKNPQGIGVKVKIMVGDQMQYAEMRTSRGYLSACEPVIHFGTADHKKIDLIKITWPDGKVEEIKDQKTGKLITIDYNNAKDPTNELEEKKEVFFSFSSDPLKPSFKHQENVFDDYRKQILLPHRLSRIGPKIAVADINGDGLEDFFIGGARQQSGAIYIQSQNASFTQLAQKSLENDRIFEDLGALFFDADADGDQDLYVVSGGSEVEEGPGYQDRLYLNDGKGNFTKSSTLPKISSSGFVVAVHDFDGDGDLDIFRGGRLVPDQYPFPPRSYLMQNQGKAVFSDVTEQMATELLKPGMVTAATWADIDGDKSSELIIAGEWMPIQAYRFENGKFSKMDQTSLGFNNTEGWWNGLVAEDLDGDGDMDLIGANLGLNYKFHATPEKPFQVYCNDFDSTGTYDIVLAKYNGDIKVPVRGKQCSQEQMPFINNKFPNYNDFAEADLEKIYGEGLQSGIKLEAKEFRTCVFINEGKGFKIHALPIQAQISTTQSILVNDFDKDGKKDILLAGNYFHPEIETTRADAGVGNLILNKTQGYSALSVLQSGLFLPYDVKDIKLIQTASGKKLLVSSNDDQLRVYDIKN, via the coding sequence ATGAACATGCAGACCATTCGTTATAATTTTTTACTTATTGCTTCCAGCTTAATATTGTTTCAATGCACTGAGAAAGGAGGAAAAAACCAGGATCCGCTTTTTCAACTGATCGATCCTGAAAAGTCCGGTATCAAATTTTCAAACAAGATTATTGAAAAACCGGATGAACACATTTTTAATTTTAACTACTTGTACAATGGAGCAGGCGTAGCCATTGGTGATATTAATAACGACGGATTACAGGACATTTATTTTACAGCCAATCGGGCCAAAGACAAATTGTACCTCAACAAAGGAAATTTTAAATTCGAAGACATCTCTGAGTCTTCCGGAATTGCCAACTTGAGCGGTTGGCGCAGCGGGGTGGCCATGGCTGATGTCAATGCCGATGGATTCCTCGACATCTATGTTTGCCGCGGCGGATTCAAGAATGATCCGGAAAACAATGCCAATCTATTGTATATCAACAACGGTGACAATACATTTACAGAGCTGGCTTCCAGATACGGCATTGCAGACATTGGATTTTCAATTGCTGCTTGTTTTTTTGATTATGACAATGACAACGATCTGGATTTGTATGTGACCAACCGCCCTGAGAAATATTACCTCAATGTTCAAGATGTGATGGAAGGCAAAGAGGTCAACAGCATTTTAAGCAGGGATAATCTTTACCGAAACAATGGAGACAATACCTTCACCATGGTGACAGAAGAAGCCGGTATCACCAGAAACTTTGCCTATGGACTCAGTGTGACAACAGGAGATCTCGATCAGGATGGCGATCAGGACATTTATGTGGCCAATGACTTTGTGGAGAACGATTACTATTATCAAAATCAGGGTAACGGTACATTCAAAGAAATGATCAAGGAAGTAACGGGTCATGTGCCCTATTACTCCATGGGAACAGATTTTGGAGACATCAACAACGATGGTTGGGAGGATATTTTCACCGTAGAAATGCGACCAGAAGATTACAAGCGATCAAAAACTTCCATGCCGGTGATGAGCCCTTTGCTGTTTGATACGATGGATGCAGTTGGTATGCATCGACAATACATGCACAATAGTCTTCAGCTCAACCATGGCAACGGACACTTTTCTGACATTTCCCAATTGGCAGGGGTGGATCGCACCGATTGGTCGTGGGCGTCTTTGATTTGTGACCTGGACAACGATGGCTTTCGGGATTTGTATGTCGCGAATGGCATCAAAAGAGACCTGTATAACAGAGATGCATATGCAGGATTAATGAATGATCTAAAGTACAACAACCAGAATAAATCCACGGAGGAAATTATGCGCAATCTACCTTCGTTTAAAGCGGTCAATTACGCTTTTAAAAACAATGGAGATCTGACTTTTACAAAAGCGATGAAGGAATGGGGGCTCAACCACCCGAGTCAATCCCATGGTGCTGCAATTGGAGATCTTGACAATGATGGCAATCTTGATCTGGTGGTCAACAATATGGATGAGCCGGCTTTTGTTTTTAAAAACAGCGGTTCAGGAATGGGTTATTTGAGAATTCAATGCAAGGGACCAGAAAAGAACCCACAAGGGATAGGCGTCAAGGTAAAGATCATGGTAGGCGATCAAATGCAATATGCAGAGATGCGTACCTCCAGAGGATATCTTTCAGCCTGTGAACCTGTGATCCATTTTGGCACAGCTGATCACAAGAAAATAGACCTGATTAAAATTACATGGCCTGATGGTAAAGTGGAGGAAATTAAAGATCAAAAGACGGGAAAACTGATTACCATTGATTACAACAATGCCAAAGATCCAACCAACGAATTGGAAGAAAAAAAGGAAGTATTTTTTTCGTTTTCATCGGATCCACTCAAACCCTCTTTCAAACATCAGGAAAATGTTTTCGATGATTACCGCAAACAAATCCTCTTGCCCCATCGCTTGAGCAGGATTGGACCAAAAATCGCAGTTGCCGATATCAACGGTGATGGATTGGAAGATTTTTTTATCGGAGGAGCTCGTCAGCAAAGCGGTGCGATCTATATCCAGTCACAGAATGCAAGTTTTACTCAGCTTGCACAGAAAAGCCTTGAAAATGATAGAATATTCGAAGACCTGGGTGCACTTTTTTTTGATGCAGATGCTGATGGAGATCAGGATTTGTACGTGGTGTCCGGTGGATCTGAAGTTGAAGAAGGTCCAGGATACCAGGATCGATTGTATTTGAATGATGGAAAAGGAAACTTCACCAAATCTTCCACACTACCAAAAATTAGTTCATCGGGATTTGTTGTCGCTGTCCACGATTTTGATGGTGACGGTGATTTGGATATCTTCAGGGGAGGTAGATTGGTTCCTGATCAGTATCCATTCCCACCAAGATCCTATCTGATGCAAAATCAGGGCAAAGCTGTTTTTAGCGATGTTACAGAACAAATGGCAACCGAATTACTGAAGCCTGGTATGGTGACAGCAGCAACATGGGCGGACATTGATGGAGACAAAAGCTCAGAATTGATCATCGCCGGAGAATGGATGCCTATTCAGGCTTATCGATTTGAAAATGGAAAATTCTCCAAAATGGATCAGACAAGCCTTGGTTTTAACAATACAGAGGGTTGGTGGAATGGTCTCGTGGCCGAAGACCTGGATGGCGATGGAGATATGGATCTGATTGGTGCTAATCTTGGATTGAATTATAAGTTTCACGCGACCCCTGAAAAGCCATTCCAGGTATATTGCAATGATTTTGACAGTACGGGTACTTACGACATCGTTTTGGCAAAATACAATGGAGACATCAAAGTTCCTGTAAGGGGAAAGCAATGCAGTCAGGAACAGATGCCGTTTATTAACAACAAATTTCCAAATTACAATGATTTTGCAGAGGCCGATCTCGAAAAAATTTATGGGGAAGGTCTTCAAAGTGGAATAAAATTGGAGGCCAAAGAATTCAGAACCTGCGTATTTATCAATGAAGGTAAGGGATTTAAAATCCATGCTCTTCCCATCCAGGCGCAGATCAGCACCACACAATCTATCCTGGTAAATGATTTTGACAAGGATGGTAAAAAGGACATTTTACTGGCGGGTAATTATTTTCATCCGGAAATAGAAACGACCAGAGCAGATGCAGGCGTGGGCAACCTGATTTTAAACAAAACGCAGGGATATTCTGCATTAAGTGTGCTGCAGTCTGGATTGTTTCTACCCTACGATGTCAAGGATATAAAGCTGATTCAAACTGCATCCGGTAAAAAATTATTGGTTTCCTCCAACGATGATCAACTCAGGGTGTATGATATTAAAAATTAG
- a CDS encoding VCBS repeat-containing protein produces MRLDIAYYFVLIGSSLFIQCSDQKDLPNQNEKSAKLFSLLKPSETGVIFNNKITQTNQEYILNFNYIFNGGGVAVADFNQDGLQDLYFTGNQVHDRIYINKGNFQFEDITSSAGILPYKGWHTGVSIVDINNDGYPDIYVCQAAYTEKGGNNKNLLFINQKNLSFKEEAEKYGIADPGYSMTALFFDMDNDNDLDLFVANRPDRWLIGIQDIVKFKNQTYSDDLRLVTHQLYRNDGNQKFTNVTAFSGIFPCYSYGLAVMNADVNGDGYDDIFVSNDFIENDYLYINQKDGTFKESVKEYFPHVSFYSMGADWGDIDNDGHEELFVAEMRPADYKRSKTSMPVMDIPFMDSLDYFGFHRQYMHNTLQYNYGNGAFGDISQMIGVDKTDWSWAALISDFDLDGLKDIFVSNGFRMDVYDRDGEEKVKNLTKRSGGDAIRLDGPQNLYEFYPAVKLANFVFQNKGHFNFDKKMTEWGISEPSYSNGAAVADLDGDGDLDLVISNIDEEAFIYRNNQNTNRSFQVRLIGSASNLMGIGTTCHVYTDTTKQTARLRVSRGYLSSSQSDLFFGLGKRNSVDSVEVIWQDGKKAVYHKPAIGQLFIAKYSDAISSQSRVTTKSLFTDQTDQLISPPFIHQENLFNDYQKQILLPHRLSRLGPCLAIADINKDGLEDFFVGAARNQKAQVYFQNGEGKFFVSQQKFIWQDAKFEDVGSAFFDADGDGDLDLYVVSGGNDLEEGASYQDRLYLNDGRGNFVKANKHLPAIASSGSDIAIFDFDGDGDLDIFRGGRSKPNQYPFAPRSYLLRNDGKAQFTDLSKALPNLNPGMITAAVCADIDKDQKQELILVGEWMPVTIYKWKNDKMEDISSQFPGLQNTEGWWQSLSASDLDRDGNIDLVAGNMGQNYKFQPDKDHPLEVFCDDFDQNGTYDILLAKHNENKLVPVRGRQCASEQLPFIKEKFPTYRLFSEASLDDILSEGKSSGLHLNAKIFGSVIFFNTGRDFKMVHLPPQAQMSATTSLLAMDWDQDGLEEILFAGNFMDSEIETTRADAGIGGMVKLDPAHQCHYYNFPLTEKGLRGNIRDIKLIRLKQNIGFLVSSNNAKVQLFVQKI; encoded by the coding sequence ATGAGACTTGATATAGCTTATTATTTTGTATTAATTGGAAGTAGCTTGTTTATTCAATGTTCCGATCAGAAGGATTTGCCTAATCAGAATGAGAAATCTGCAAAACTATTTTCGCTATTAAAGCCTTCTGAAACAGGTGTGATTTTTAACAACAAAATTACCCAAACGAATCAGGAATACATTCTCAACTTTAATTATATTTTCAACGGAGGAGGTGTTGCCGTTGCTGATTTTAATCAGGATGGATTACAGGATTTATATTTTACCGGCAATCAGGTTCACGATAGAATTTATATTAACAAAGGTAATTTTCAGTTTGAGGACATCACCAGTTCTGCTGGAATATTGCCCTATAAAGGTTGGCATACAGGAGTGAGCATTGTTGACATCAACAATGATGGTTATCCGGATATTTATGTTTGCCAGGCTGCCTATACCGAAAAAGGGGGTAACAACAAGAATTTGTTATTTATCAACCAAAAGAATCTCAGCTTCAAGGAAGAAGCAGAAAAGTATGGGATAGCGGATCCAGGATATTCGATGACAGCTCTTTTTTTTGATATGGACAATGACAACGATCTGGATTTATTTGTTGCCAACAGACCAGACAGATGGTTGATCGGGATTCAGGATATCGTTAAATTTAAGAATCAGACCTATTCGGACGATTTGCGATTGGTGACCCACCAGTTGTATCGCAATGATGGCAATCAGAAATTTACCAACGTGACTGCATTTTCAGGAATATTTCCCTGTTATTCATACGGTCTTGCTGTGATGAATGCAGATGTCAACGGGGATGGATACGATGATATTTTTGTCAGCAATGATTTTATTGAAAACGATTACTTGTACATCAATCAAAAAGATGGTACATTCAAGGAGTCCGTTAAAGAGTATTTTCCACATGTTTCTTTTTACAGCATGGGTGCGGATTGGGGTGATATTGACAACGATGGACATGAAGAGCTGTTTGTTGCTGAAATGCGTCCTGCCGATTATAAAAGAAGCAAAACTTCGATGCCTGTTATGGATATTCCATTTATGGATAGTTTGGATTATTTTGGATTTCATCGACAATACATGCACAACACCTTGCAGTATAATTATGGCAATGGAGCGTTTGGTGACATATCACAAATGATTGGTGTGGACAAAACCGATTGGTCCTGGGCCGCCCTCATTTCTGATTTCGATTTGGATGGCCTTAAAGATATATTCGTAAGCAATGGTTTCAGAATGGATGTTTACGATCGGGATGGAGAAGAAAAAGTAAAGAACTTAACTAAAAGATCTGGTGGTGATGCGATTCGTCTCGACGGGCCCCAAAATCTTTATGAATTTTATCCAGCTGTAAAATTGGCCAATTTTGTTTTTCAAAATAAGGGCCATTTTAATTTTGATAAAAAAATGACTGAATGGGGAATCTCTGAACCCAGTTATTCCAATGGTGCTGCTGTTGCGGATTTGGATGGAGATGGTGATCTCGATTTGGTGATCAGTAATATAGATGAGGAGGCCTTCATCTATCGGAACAACCAAAACACCAATCGGAGTTTCCAGGTCCGATTGATCGGAAGCGCATCAAACCTCATGGGGATTGGTACGACTTGTCATGTTTATACAGATACAACAAAACAGACCGCAAGGCTTCGCGTATCTAGAGGATACTTGTCTAGCTCACAGTCTGATTTATTCTTTGGATTGGGAAAAAGAAACTCTGTGGATTCCGTCGAAGTGATATGGCAGGATGGCAAAAAAGCAGTTTATCACAAGCCAGCGATCGGTCAATTGTTTATTGCAAAATATTCAGATGCAATCTCAAGCCAAAGTAGGGTAACCACCAAAAGTCTTTTCACGGATCAAACCGATCAATTGATCAGCCCTCCTTTTATCCATCAAGAAAATTTATTCAATGATTATCAGAAGCAAATTCTGCTACCCCATAGATTGAGTAGATTGGGTCCATGTCTTGCCATAGCAGATATCAACAAGGACGGATTGGAAGATTTCTTTGTAGGTGCCGCACGCAACCAGAAGGCCCAGGTTTATTTTCAAAACGGGGAGGGTAAATTCTTCGTAAGCCAACAAAAATTTATTTGGCAGGACGCAAAATTTGAAGATGTAGGTTCTGCTTTTTTTGATGCTGATGGTGATGGAGATCTCGACTTATATGTGGTGTCCGGTGGAAATGATCTGGAAGAAGGTGCAAGCTATCAGGACAGATTGTATCTGAATGATGGCAGAGGCAATTTTGTAAAAGCAAACAAGCATTTACCAGCCATTGCTTCATCCGGATCAGATATTGCCATTTTCGATTTTGACGGAGATGGAGATTTGGATATTTTCAGGGGAGGACGAAGCAAGCCAAATCAATATCCATTTGCACCAAGGTCTTATTTGTTGAGAAATGATGGCAAGGCTCAATTTACCGACCTCAGTAAAGCATTGCCAAATTTAAATCCCGGAATGATCACAGCGGCTGTTTGTGCAGATATCGATAAAGATCAAAAACAAGAACTGATTCTGGTGGGCGAATGGATGCCTGTCACCATTTATAAATGGAAGAATGATAAGATGGAAGACATTTCTTCCCAATTCCCGGGATTGCAGAATACAGAAGGTTGGTGGCAATCGCTTTCTGCCTCTGATTTGGATCGGGACGGAAACATCGATTTGGTTGCCGGGAATATGGGCCAAAACTATAAGTTTCAACCGGACAAAGATCATCCATTGGAAGTTTTCTGCGACGATTTTGATCAGAACGGAACTTATGACATTTTGTTGGCCAAGCACAATGAAAACAAATTGGTGCCCGTCCGCGGAAGACAGTGTGCATCGGAACAGCTGCCCTTCATTAAAGAAAAATTCCCTACCTACCGGTTGTTCTCTGAAGCATCTCTGGATGATATATTGTCAGAGGGAAAATCATCCGGACTTCACTTGAATGCAAAAATATTTGGGTCGGTTATTTTTTTTAATACCGGAAGAGACTTCAAAATGGTTCATTTGCCACCACAAGCTCAAATGTCTGCAACGACCTCCCTATTGGCAATGGATTGGGATCAGGACGGATTGGAAGAAATTTTATTTGCTGGTAATTTTATGGATAGCGAAATTGAAACCACACGAGCGGATGCGGGAATTGGCGGTATGGTAAAATTAGATCCGGCACATCAATGTCATTATTATAATTTTCCACTGACCGAAAAGGGATTGAGAGGAAATATCAGAGACATCAAACTAATCAGATTAAAGCAGAACATTGGATTTTTGGTTTCCTCCAACAATGCCAAGGTTCAGTTATTTGTCCAAAAAATATAA